The Corynebacterium suranareeae genome window below encodes:
- a CDS encoding amidohydrolase family protein: MRIINAQVKNNAELVDITIEGGRISTITPSALRSEEDSRADDYDADGRLVTPQFVEAHIHLDYANTAGVPRENASGTLFEAIDIWADRKTQGFHVKEDIKAKALQAARRAAEHGAGFIRTHVDVTDPTFAGFEALAELRDEVREWCDIQIVAFPQNGIFAYEGGQKLISDAMSAGADVVGGIPHLEPTRDDGVESVKWLFDLAEKHSAPIDIHTDEIDDPHSRFVEVLAAEAAKRDMGEQTVVSHSVAMGYYSPGYMARLLPKLAASKVRFAVCPNENLHLQGLGFQNPVPRGVAPVKQLTEWGIPVSFCQDSMNDPFYPMGDGDLLRILDSGLHVSHMLTADHLKNALSFITTNPAGNLGIDNHEITENAPANLLVLDAHSTKEAIQRKASVLLSIHRGKKVLSRKPEQVNWNV, encoded by the coding sequence ATGCGCATTATTAATGCTCAAGTCAAGAACAATGCAGAGCTTGTTGATATCACCATCGAGGGTGGAAGAATTTCAACAATTACCCCCTCTGCACTTCGATCAGAAGAAGACAGTCGCGCTGATGATTACGATGCCGACGGAAGGCTGGTTACCCCTCAGTTCGTTGAAGCGCACATCCACCTAGATTATGCGAACACTGCCGGGGTTCCCCGCGAGAATGCCTCCGGCACACTTTTTGAAGCAATCGACATCTGGGCCGACCGCAAAACTCAAGGCTTCCACGTCAAGGAAGACATCAAAGCAAAAGCCCTCCAGGCGGCTCGTCGCGCAGCAGAACATGGCGCTGGTTTCATCCGCACACATGTCGATGTCACCGACCCCACCTTTGCAGGATTTGAGGCACTTGCAGAACTTCGCGATGAAGTCCGCGAGTGGTGCGACATTCAAATTGTCGCATTTCCTCAAAATGGCATCTTCGCTTATGAAGGTGGACAGAAGTTAATCTCCGATGCTATGTCTGCGGGTGCTGACGTTGTTGGTGGCATCCCACACCTTGAACCAACACGTGATGATGGCGTTGAGTCAGTAAAGTGGCTTTTTGATCTTGCGGAAAAGCACTCAGCCCCCATCGATATCCACACCGATGAAATCGATGATCCCCACTCCCGATTCGTTGAAGTCCTTGCCGCGGAAGCTGCAAAACGTGACATGGGTGAACAAACAGTAGTCTCCCACTCTGTAGCAATGGGCTACTACTCACCCGGATATATGGCTCGACTTTTACCTAAGTTGGCAGCTTCCAAGGTTCGTTTTGCCGTGTGCCCCAACGAGAACCTTCATCTCCAGGGGCTTGGTTTCCAAAATCCAGTACCCCGAGGTGTAGCACCAGTAAAACAGCTCACCGAGTGGGGCATTCCAGTCAGCTTCTGCCAAGACTCCATGAATGATCCCTTCTACCCCATGGGCGATGGAGACCTACTCCGTATTCTCGATTCCGGACTACATGTCTCCCACATGTTAACGGCCGACCATTTGAAAAACGCCCTGTCCTTCATCACCACGAATCCAGCTGGAAACTTAGGGATTGATAACCATGAAATCACCGAGAATGCCCCAGCCAACTTACTAGTTCTCGATGCCCACAGCACCAAAGAAGCCATACAACGCAAAGCAAGTGTTTTATTGAGCATTCACCGAGGTAAGAAGGTACTTTCCAGGAAACCTGAACAGGTGAACTGGAACGTCTAA
- a CDS encoding esterase/lipase family protein, with protein MAHLLKRAIKRGVAKIRRKPREDFAEELTQELYDHATNITLPLTARLKPKGFFQDDWRARPSGARPWPVVLIHGSGASKGSWEEMGAELRSKGWAVFAPDFGTRATEPIAASAAQIGAYIDAVLLVTKAAQIVLVGHSQGGVVARYWMRTYGGYMKVRHMISISTPNHGTLMGGILNPMTKVKSGEGTVERLMHRLFGPTGFEQLRGHDIIEFLADGGDLDPGVTYTCVGTHFDPFIQPPEVAFLEVSEDDDPDRVHNIWVEDEHPRAMIAHNDMVRDPRVIEIVRAELDRVARLG; from the coding sequence ATGGCCCATTTGTTAAAGCGCGCTATTAAGCGCGGCGTGGCGAAGATACGGCGCAAGCCGCGGGAGGATTTCGCGGAGGAACTCACCCAGGAGCTCTATGACCACGCAACAAATATCACCCTGCCCCTGACCGCACGGCTGAAACCAAAAGGGTTCTTCCAAGATGATTGGCGAGCGCGACCAAGCGGCGCTCGGCCTTGGCCGGTTGTGCTGATTCATGGCTCTGGCGCCAGCAAAGGTTCCTGGGAGGAAATGGGCGCTGAACTGCGCAGCAAGGGCTGGGCGGTGTTTGCACCTGATTTTGGAACACGCGCCACCGAACCCATTGCAGCCTCCGCTGCCCAGATCGGCGCCTACATAGATGCCGTGTTGCTGGTGACTAAAGCCGCGCAAATTGTGCTCGTTGGACACTCGCAAGGAGGCGTGGTGGCGCGGTATTGGATGCGTACCTACGGCGGATACATGAAGGTCAGGCATATGATATCTATCTCCACACCCAATCACGGAACCCTCATGGGTGGCATTTTGAATCCAATGACGAAGGTGAAGTCAGGTGAAGGAACGGTCGAAAGATTGATGCACAGACTTTTTGGCCCCACCGGATTTGAGCAGCTTCGCGGACACGACATTATTGAATTCCTAGCCGACGGAGGCGACCTCGACCCTGGCGTTACCTACACCTGCGTCGGCACCCATTTTGATCCATTCATCCAACCACCAGAAGTGGCATTCCTTGAGGTGAGCGAAGATGACGACCCCGATCGAGTTCACAATATTTGGGTAGAAGATGAACACCCACGCGCAATGATCGCCCACAACGACATGGTGCGCGACCCCCGAGTAATAGAAATCGTGCGCGCAGAGCTCGACCGGGTAGCGCGCCTCGGCTAA
- a CDS encoding nuclear transport factor 2 family protein — translation MLKITELMPQLQNLYGRQSRAIDTGNGVGWADTYTADGSYSSPSYEKAFVGTEELIEFGNSFPVRSPGAKHLALNFHVVEQTEEGAEVILNFVVVQGEPGKECTILRTVTAFDSIRIIDGEPRLSSRRIEF, via the coding sequence ATGCTTAAAATCACCGAGCTTATGCCTCAATTACAAAACCTTTATGGGCGCCAAAGCCGAGCGATTGATACCGGTAACGGAGTCGGGTGGGCTGACACCTATACAGCGGATGGATCATATTCATCGCCCAGCTATGAAAAGGCTTTTGTAGGAACTGAAGAACTGATCGAATTTGGCAATAGTTTCCCAGTGCGCAGCCCTGGCGCAAAGCATTTGGCGCTTAATTTTCATGTCGTTGAGCAGACAGAAGAAGGGGCTGAAGTTATCTTGAACTTCGTTGTGGTCCAAGGAGAACCAGGAAAAGAATGCACAATCCTGAGAACTGTCACCGCTTTTGATTCCATCCGAATTATTGATGGCGAGCCACGACTATCTTCGCGACGAATTGAATTCTAG
- a CDS encoding MFS transporter: MTLTNEHNPPVAEATAGTTPMAKVIRGAILGTVVEYYDFGIYGYMATILAVHFFQGNETTALLGTFATFAVAFFMRIPGGIYFGHIGDKYGRKKALTWTILLMAAATALMGMLPTYVTLGIWATVLLVLARCLQGFAAGGELGGANAFVSEYAPTKKRASLTSMVNSGTYIGSLLASLMALGLTTFVSIETIDAWAWRIPFLLSVVIGLIGLYIRNSLEDSPEFAKMENSEEKETLPIKVLLTESGSKVLVIIALGAMITGGYYIASVYAATYLQIVGGHTSTMAYTSTCIAMICGVITLPLAGRLADKIGRKPLFLIGSILGVILGYPAFLLMSLDNPYLAAASQSILFILVSLVNGASFAAYAEMLPTRTRYSGIALANNTSNTLLGGTAPFIATLLISQTGQNISPAYYFIACCAVTVIAALIYKETKGQELPL, encoded by the coding sequence ATGACTTTGACAAACGAACACAACCCGCCAGTCGCCGAGGCGACCGCGGGCACAACCCCCATGGCGAAAGTCATCAGGGGTGCAATTCTGGGAACTGTCGTGGAGTACTACGACTTCGGAATCTATGGATATATGGCGACGATTCTCGCCGTGCATTTCTTCCAAGGAAATGAAACAACTGCCCTACTAGGAACTTTTGCAACGTTTGCCGTGGCATTCTTCATGCGCATTCCTGGCGGAATCTACTTTGGCCACATCGGTGATAAATACGGACGCAAAAAGGCACTGACCTGGACCATCCTGCTGATGGCTGCAGCAACAGCCCTGATGGGTATGCTTCCCACCTACGTCACCTTAGGAATCTGGGCAACCGTATTGCTGGTTCTTGCTAGGTGCTTGCAAGGCTTTGCCGCAGGAGGTGAACTTGGTGGCGCAAATGCTTTTGTTTCTGAATACGCACCAACTAAAAAACGTGCCTCTTTAACCTCAATGGTGAATAGTGGAACTTATATCGGATCACTCCTTGCATCGTTGATGGCTCTGGGTCTGACTACCTTCGTGTCCATCGAAACCATCGATGCCTGGGCATGGCGCATCCCATTCCTGCTCTCCGTGGTCATCGGCCTGATCGGTTTGTATATCCGAAACAGCCTTGAGGATTCTCCTGAGTTTGCGAAAATGGAAAACTCTGAGGAAAAAGAAACACTGCCAATCAAAGTGCTTCTGACAGAATCCGGCAGCAAAGTTCTTGTCATTATTGCCCTAGGTGCCATGATCACCGGTGGTTACTACATTGCCTCTGTTTATGCAGCAACATATCTGCAGATAGTGGGTGGACACACCTCAACAATGGCTTATACCTCAACATGTATTGCCATGATCTGTGGTGTTATCACCCTTCCGCTAGCAGGACGGTTGGCAGACAAAATTGGACGAAAACCACTCTTTTTAATCGGCTCAATCCTCGGAGTGATTCTTGGCTACCCAGCCTTCCTGCTCATGTCTTTGGATAATCCTTATCTCGCAGCAGCAAGCCAATCCATTCTCTTCATTTTGGTCTCGCTAGTAAATGGAGCTTCATTTGCCGCATACGCAGAAATGCTGCCAACCAGAACGCGGTATTCAGGCATTGCCTTGGCAAATAACACCTCAAACACCCTGCTTGGAGGAACAGCACCATTTATTGCAACACTGCTGATTTCACAAACCGGCCAAAATATTTCACCGGCGTACTACTTCATCGCTTGTTGTGCAGTCACCGTCATCGCGGCGCTCATATATAAGGAGACAAAAGGCCAGGAGCTTCCACTATGA
- a CDS encoding SDR family NAD(P)-dependent oxidoreductase: protein MENYVNHSPIEAQYPDLPGKTMVVTGAAQGMGRLFATQLASRGVNVVITDLNDTVLEAAEEINQELAEANLAQESGKVVGVVADVTKKQDHEKTLSAAVENFGGLHGWINNAGVFPEAESLDIPESQFDLAFDVNTKGTLFGSQVAAGYMKDHGGGSIVNMASVAALRIRRGRGAYNTAKAGTLQLSYSLAVELGDFNVRVNAVAPGFIDTAMTQWVHEREGALEHALGNVPLHRIGAPVEVFAAVLFLLSDSARYITGSCISVDGGSRHV from the coding sequence ATGGAAAACTACGTAAACCACAGCCCAATTGAAGCTCAGTACCCAGATCTACCTGGAAAAACCATGGTGGTCACTGGAGCCGCACAAGGTATGGGACGGCTTTTTGCAACACAGCTGGCATCACGTGGAGTCAATGTTGTAATCACAGACCTCAACGACACAGTACTTGAAGCAGCAGAGGAGATTAATCAAGAATTGGCCGAAGCCAACTTGGCACAAGAGTCCGGCAAAGTAGTAGGTGTTGTTGCCGATGTGACGAAAAAGCAAGATCATGAAAAGACGCTGTCGGCGGCAGTTGAAAACTTCGGCGGACTCCACGGATGGATCAACAATGCTGGAGTGTTCCCAGAGGCTGAGTCACTGGACATTCCAGAATCACAGTTTGATCTAGCATTTGATGTCAACACTAAGGGCACATTGTTTGGCTCGCAGGTTGCTGCCGGTTACATGAAGGATCATGGTGGCGGAAGCATCGTTAATATGGCATCTGTTGCGGCCTTGCGTATCCGCAGAGGCAGGGGAGCTTACAACACCGCAAAAGCTGGAACCCTGCAGCTTTCTTATAGCCTCGCAGTGGAATTAGGGGATTTCAATGTGCGGGTAAATGCGGTTGCACCTGGTTTTATTGATACTGCGATGACGCAATGGGTGCATGAACGAGAAGGCGCACTAGAACATGCTTTGGGCAATGTTCCACTGCATAGAATTGGTGCTCCAGTTGAAGTATTTGCGGCTGTGCTTTTCTTGCTATCTGATTCAGCAAGATACATCACCGGAAGCTGCATCTCTGTGGACGGAGGTTCACGCCATGTCTAA
- a CDS encoding SDR family NAD(P)-dependent oxidoreductase, with translation MSHPLDGKIILVTGAASGMGFEESFLLASQGATVWMTDIAEDKLTHAHQKITEALPEQVGDIHSAVLDVADPESWQSLAEQINKTSSRLDGLVNNAGRTLRASLVETSDEDWLSVMNINLNSVFYGMKYCYPLLSQSENGAVVNVSSTAGLMAHSGPAYGTSKWGVRGLSQSAALEFGGKGIRVNSIHPGLVSSPLLNSGSTEFVEESLKAIPMNRIAEPQEIAEVVSFLLSPQSSYITGTEIVIDGGLNSGGTYKQIVDRINAQLPL, from the coding sequence ATGAGCCATCCGCTGGACGGAAAGATCATTCTAGTCACCGGAGCAGCGAGTGGAATGGGGTTCGAAGAGTCCTTCCTGCTTGCTTCTCAAGGCGCGACAGTATGGATGACTGATATTGCTGAAGACAAGCTCACGCACGCACACCAAAAAATCACCGAAGCTCTACCGGAACAGGTCGGGGATATCCACAGTGCGGTGTTAGATGTAGCGGATCCAGAATCGTGGCAGAGTCTCGCTGAGCAGATCAACAAGACTTCCTCCCGTTTAGATGGATTAGTAAACAATGCAGGTCGTACTTTGCGCGCATCTCTTGTAGAAACCAGTGATGAGGACTGGCTCAGCGTCATGAACATCAACCTCAACAGTGTGTTTTATGGCATGAAGTACTGTTATCCGCTGCTTTCACAATCTGAAAACGGTGCGGTGGTCAATGTATCTTCCACTGCTGGTCTCATGGCACACTCAGGGCCGGCTTATGGAACTTCAAAATGGGGTGTTCGTGGACTTAGCCAATCGGCTGCTCTGGAATTTGGCGGTAAAGGAATCAGAGTTAACTCCATCCACCCAGGTTTGGTATCGAGTCCTTTGCTTAACTCTGGATCTACCGAGTTTGTTGAAGAATCACTCAAAGCAATTCCCATGAATCGGATTGCTGAACCGCAAGAAATCGCCGAGGTAGTCAGCTTCCTCTTAAGTCCCCAATCTTCCTACATCACAGGAACCGAGATTGTTATTGATGGTGGATTGAATTCAGGCGGTACCTACAAACAAATTGTTGATCGAATCAACGCACAACTTCCACTCTAA
- a CDS encoding esterase/lipase family protein codes for MVDALNDLRRELTNALRSVWKNLPTDNAPEADALPDDVVNEIATNFYRNPKNRGKLNEDHSNSLPMLARMRSRGLFEDDWRARPTKERPWPVVLIHGTGATKGDWQDLGADLRRDGWAVFAPDFGQRATGAVAESSAQIGAYIDTVLLATGASKVIVVGHSQGGVLLRYWMRVLGGATKVKHMVSLAVPNHGTTMGGIVSPLIRNNRGETVVNSVVNSWFGEAGFEMIRGHDTINAINEGGDLDPGVTYLCIATHFDTVIQPPETCFLEARNSEELERVKNIWVENLDPNSVVLHEAMPYDSRVRALVRANLSTLVSNLE; via the coding sequence ATGGTTGACGCACTTAATGATCTCCGCCGAGAACTCACCAATGCGTTAAGGTCCGTGTGGAAAAACCTACCCACCGACAATGCTCCGGAAGCTGATGCATTACCAGATGATGTGGTCAATGAGATCGCAACAAACTTCTACCGCAACCCCAAAAACCGCGGCAAACTCAACGAAGACCACTCCAATTCACTACCCATGCTGGCACGCATGCGTTCACGTGGCCTTTTTGAAGACGATTGGCGAGCACGGCCCACCAAAGAACGCCCCTGGCCTGTCGTTTTAATACACGGAACCGGAGCCACAAAAGGCGATTGGCAAGACCTCGGTGCAGATTTACGCCGCGATGGATGGGCAGTTTTTGCACCCGATTTTGGCCAACGCGCCACAGGAGCCGTGGCAGAATCATCCGCACAAATTGGGGCCTATATAGATACAGTATTGCTCGCTACTGGGGCATCAAAAGTAATCGTGGTCGGACACTCCCAAGGTGGTGTGCTTTTGCGATACTGGATGCGCGTTTTGGGAGGTGCAACAAAAGTAAAACACATGGTGTCACTAGCTGTACCCAACCACGGAACCACCATGGGAGGCATTGTCAGCCCACTGATCCGCAACAACCGAGGTGAAACGGTAGTTAATTCCGTAGTGAACTCATGGTTTGGGGAAGCTGGATTTGAAATGATCCGAGGCCACGACACCATCAATGCCATCAATGAAGGTGGCGATCTCGATCCCGGCGTGACCTACCTGTGCATCGCCACCCACTTTGACACCGTGATCCAACCACCAGAAACCTGCTTCCTAGAGGCACGGAACTCAGAAGAACTGGAACGTGTGAAAAACATCTGGGTTGAAAACCTGGACCCAAACTCCGTTGTCCTCCACGAAGCCATGCCCTATGACTCCCGCGTCCGCGCCCTGGTCAGAGCAAATTTAAGTACGTTGGTGTCAAATTTGGAGTGA
- a CDS encoding FAD-dependent oxidoreductase → MSKDFDVIVIGSGGAGLSAAISASEHGADVVILEAEPSIGGSTIRSAGVLVAAGTSVQHSLGVADSPREMYQHYMDLNQWKVLPGPVWNFCHESGPMFEWMLEMGLEVPAQHSTNAHMPGLTRGGVENNKRCHVPKGQGKGLVEVLDKRRQELGIPVRLNSRVTDLIIEDNRVHGVKLGKESIRAGAVIVASGGFARNQDLIRKYFPDALDAGTSFFAVAADGSRGDHLKFAEKHDLKVFGENWGLLLLTARFQRFHHWVSGFPPASRIYVDAQGLRCMDEDSTYAVNQGQWKAVGKTVWAVFDERARLNLPTDVEDWQPERILEEVDKGVVLKAGSLEELAGKIGVPRENLKSSVDRWNHMLPNGIDDDFRRHDTLQAKGAKLKLDAIEQGPFYAVQIVPGELVCTHTGLQINSTAQVVNSSGSLVDGLFAAGEAAGGILGERYVGAGNSVTNGLVLGKIAGTQAALSQNEPMSQVLI, encoded by the coding sequence ATGTCTAAAGATTTTGATGTCATAGTGATTGGATCGGGTGGTGCAGGACTATCCGCTGCTATTTCTGCTTCTGAACATGGAGCTGATGTGGTCATCCTGGAGGCTGAACCAAGCATTGGGGGTTCAACAATCCGATCAGCTGGTGTATTAGTTGCAGCTGGAACAAGTGTTCAACACAGTCTGGGCGTGGCAGATTCACCTCGAGAAATGTATCAGCACTATATGGACCTAAACCAGTGGAAAGTCTTGCCTGGTCCGGTATGGAATTTTTGCCACGAGTCAGGGCCCATGTTTGAGTGGATGTTGGAGATGGGCCTTGAAGTTCCTGCTCAGCATTCCACTAATGCCCATATGCCAGGGCTAACTCGGGGTGGGGTGGAAAACAACAAACGATGCCACGTACCGAAAGGGCAAGGCAAAGGACTTGTAGAAGTACTAGATAAACGCCGACAAGAACTAGGCATCCCTGTTCGTCTAAACAGCAGAGTTACCGATTTAATTATTGAAGACAATCGAGTGCACGGAGTAAAACTGGGAAAGGAAAGCATCCGTGCCGGTGCTGTGATTGTGGCATCTGGTGGATTCGCCCGCAACCAGGATCTTATTAGGAAGTATTTTCCAGATGCACTCGATGCTGGAACAAGTTTCTTTGCTGTTGCCGCAGATGGATCTAGAGGTGATCACCTGAAATTTGCAGAAAAGCATGACCTGAAAGTCTTTGGCGAGAATTGGGGGCTATTGCTGCTTACCGCCAGGTTCCAACGTTTTCACCATTGGGTTAGCGGTTTTCCGCCTGCATCTCGGATTTATGTTGATGCCCAGGGGCTTCGCTGCATGGACGAAGATTCCACATATGCGGTCAACCAAGGGCAATGGAAAGCAGTGGGTAAGACAGTGTGGGCTGTTTTCGATGAGCGTGCACGTTTGAATCTGCCCACCGATGTTGAAGATTGGCAACCTGAACGAATCTTAGAGGAAGTAGATAAAGGTGTAGTTCTTAAGGCAGGGTCTTTGGAGGAGTTGGCAGGAAAGATCGGAGTGCCACGAGAAAACTTGAAAAGTTCAGTAGACCGCTGGAATCACATGCTTCCCAACGGGATTGATGATGATTTCAGACGACATGACACTCTTCAAGCTAAGGGAGCCAAGCTGAAGCTTGATGCAATTGAACAAGGTCCTTTTTATGCGGTGCAAATTGTTCCCGGTGAATTGGTGTGTACGCATACAGGATTGCAGATTAATTCCACTGCACAAGTTGTAAATTCCAGCGGCAGTTTAGTTGATGGTCTTTTTGCAGCTGGCGAGGCAGCAGGGGGAATTTTAGGTGAGCGATATGTTGGTGCTGGAAATTCGGTTACCAATGGTTTAGTTCTGGGAAAAATCGCAGGTACGCAAGCTGCGCTTTCACAGAATGAACCTATGTCCCAGGTGTTAATCTGA
- a CDS encoding Sir2 family NAD-dependent protein deacetylase, with protein sequence MFDELTARAHNSALRSIARVVAETVEPMGEDEAREGVVKQLKAGGVLAVTGAGVSTDSGIPDYRGPQGSLSRHRPMTYQEFRHDPAASHRYWARSFVGWRVMDQARPNRTHFAMVELERHGFLSGVVTQNVDGLHAEAGTKNLVALHGDLAHVMCLNCGFSEDRHLFDERLEAANPGYVASIRLEPGAVNPDGDVFLDDAQVRRFTMVGCLRCGSLMLKPDVVYFGEPVPTARKKDLKTLLDASSSLLIAGSSLAVMSGYRIVIEAQRQGKQVAVINGGPGRADGRVDILWRTRVAPAFDDILDALDI encoded by the coding sequence GTGTTTGATGAACTCACTGCTCGTGCCCATAATTCTGCGTTGAGGTCTATTGCTCGTGTTGTTGCTGAGACAGTGGAGCCAATGGGGGAGGATGAGGCGAGGGAAGGCGTCGTAAAGCAATTAAAAGCTGGTGGCGTGCTGGCGGTGACTGGGGCAGGGGTGTCGACTGACTCGGGCATCCCCGATTATCGCGGCCCGCAGGGCAGCTTGAGCAGGCATCGGCCGATGACGTACCAGGAGTTTCGGCACGATCCGGCGGCGTCGCATCGGTATTGGGCGCGGTCATTTGTGGGCTGGCGGGTGATGGATCAGGCGCGGCCGAATCGCACACATTTCGCCATGGTGGAGCTGGAGCGACATGGGTTTTTAAGCGGTGTGGTCACGCAAAATGTGGATGGTTTGCATGCGGAAGCCGGCACGAAAAATCTTGTCGCGCTGCACGGCGACCTCGCGCATGTCATGTGTTTGAACTGCGGTTTTAGTGAGGATCGGCACCTTTTCGATGAACGCCTCGAAGCCGCCAACCCTGGCTATGTCGCCTCAATTCGCCTGGAACCTGGCGCCGTCAACCCGGACGGTGACGTCTTCCTCGACGACGCCCAAGTGCGCCGCTTCACCATGGTCGGCTGCCTACGCTGCGGCTCGCTCATGCTCAAACCGGACGTGGTTTACTTCGGCGAACCCGTGCCTACGGCCCGGAAAAAAGATTTAAAAACGCTTCTCGACGCCTCCTCCAGCCTTCTCATCGCCGGCTCCTCCCTAGCCGTCATGAGTGGTTACCGGATCGTCATCGAAGCACAACGCCAAGGAAAACAAGTAGCTGTCATCAATGGTGGGCCGGGTCGAGCCGATGGTCGCGTTGATATTTTGTGGCGCACCCGTGTTGCACCGGCATTTGATGACATTTTAGACGCGCTGGATATTTAA
- a CDS encoding IclR family transcriptional regulator translates to MTEDTKPVGAKTLDNGLRVLEAVTAESSGITLTELAAQTHLHATVVFRLLQTLEAHRLVRRDENKRYFAGSGLIHLAASVDVDLKALVSPYLQRLADRTQASAYVMISISETQVMAEQVVQPMMHLPYVTFSAGSIHALDRGSGGRAILAGRAPSRNDSEEVKLDRERGYSISHGEVLPNVYGVAAPLSLPDRFPEASIGVSLLDDKNLDEIADLVRGVAREISLQI, encoded by the coding sequence ATGACTGAAGATACTAAGCCGGTAGGTGCTAAGACTCTGGACAATGGGCTTAGGGTGCTTGAAGCGGTGACAGCTGAGTCATCGGGGATAACGTTGACTGAGTTGGCTGCCCAAACGCATCTTCATGCCACTGTTGTGTTCAGACTGTTGCAAACTTTGGAAGCTCATCGACTTGTTCGCAGAGATGAGAACAAAAGGTACTTTGCAGGATCTGGACTTATCCATTTGGCAGCCTCAGTCGATGTGGATCTTAAAGCGTTGGTGTCTCCTTATCTGCAAAGACTGGCTGACCGGACGCAGGCTTCTGCATATGTCATGATTTCTATCTCTGAAACTCAAGTAATGGCTGAACAAGTCGTCCAACCCATGATGCATCTGCCATATGTAACGTTTTCAGCAGGTAGTATCCATGCCCTTGATCGGGGTTCTGGTGGTCGTGCCATTTTGGCTGGGCGAGCACCTTCTCGGAATGATTCGGAGGAGGTTAAACTTGACCGGGAGCGTGGATATTCCATTAGTCATGGGGAGGTTCTTCCCAACGTGTATGGCGTGGCTGCTCCGTTGTCGCTGCCGGATCGTTTTCCAGAAGCATCAATTGGCGTATCCCTGCTTGATGATAAAAATTTGGATGAGATTGCAGATTTAGTCCGCGGTGTAGCTCGAGAGATCTCACTCCAAATTTGA